One Spinacia oleracea cultivar Varoflay chromosome 4, BTI_SOV_V1, whole genome shotgun sequence DNA segment encodes these proteins:
- the LOC130471304 gene encoding uncharacterized protein, which produces MTTGEMTIAEMKAAYEKAQAELAQERASNETLQKELESVKSNKHQSHYKGGKPKKLTFEMPDDFEDVTDDEEETREEEDKEAPDPVTQRLNKMDARMTKHYSRLMKLMTRFPGAPTPVETEPTDGYSASPFCEAIARVTVPHTLRLPTWTTLYDGTSDPYRHVNFYKQRMWQIGIPHDLVEPVMCKSFGGTLDGAALEWLTNVPPRSISCLSDLINAFYQQFASSRQLEKQTSDLYRTAIEAFKRGLIPNSELYREITKYPCATFEEVRSRATAQMRIEDDEVIRTASQRSTGGSSDRRSYTPRNNNWRHQPYVRQNQVQSVNQYYDTNNVYRNERVEHPNISDYGFNVDIGGVVNALQNVGGTVRWPRKNDRPDSMKDMSKWCDFHRDNGHTTEECISLRKDVAYLLKRGHLKELLSDKGKETFSKEQTVRL; this is translated from the exons ATGACTACTGGAGAGATGACGATCGCAGAGATGAAGGCGGCTTACGAGAAAGCCCAAGCCGAACTAGCCCAAGAGAGGGCATCCAATGAAACCCTCCAGAAAGAGCTCGAATCTGTAAAGAGCAACAAACACCAGTCCCACTACAAAGGTGGGAAGCCAAAAAAGCTAACGTTCGAGATGCCCGATGACTTTGAAGACGTGACCGACGATGAGGAGGAAACCCGTGAGGAAGAAGACAAAGAAGCTCCCGATCCGGTGACCCAACGCCTGAACAAGATGGATGCACGCATGACAAAGCACTATTCCCGCCTGATGAAGTTGATGACCAGGTTCCCCGGGGCACCTACACCAGTGGAGACCGAGCCGACCGACGGATATTCCGCGTCGCCGTTCTGCGAAGCGATCGCTAGAGTGACAGTTCCGCACACACTCCGGCTCCCAACCTGGACCACCTTGTACGACGGGACATCCGACCCCTATAGGCACGTCAACTTCTACAAGCAGCGCATGTGGCAGATCGGGATTCCGCACGACCTAGTGGAACCTGTTATGTGCAAATCATTCGGCGGCACCCTTGATGGAGCAGCTTTGGAATGGCTCACGAACGTCCCTCCCAGATCCATCTCCTGTCTGTCCGACCTCATCAACGCCTTCTATCAACAATTCGCCAGCAGTCGCCAGTTAGAAAAACAAACCAGTGATCTCTATCG GACTGCTATTGAGGCGTTCAAGAGAGGCCTCATCCCCAATTCGGAGCTATACCGGGAaataaccaaatacccctgtgCAACTTTCGAAGAGGTGCGATCAAGGGCCACCGCCCAGATGCGAATCGAAGACGACGAGGTTATCCGAACAGCATCTCAACGATCGACAGGGGGCAGCAGCGACAGAAGATCGTACACCCCAAGGAACAACAATTGGCGACACCAACCATATGTTCGGCAAAACCAGGTACAAAGTGTCAATCAGTATTATGATACTAACAATGTTTACAGGAACGAGCGGGTCGAACACCCTAACATCTCCGACTACGGCTTCAACGTCGACATTGGAGGTGTGGTGAACGCCCTTCAAAATGTAGGTGGAACAGTCAGATGGCCCCGGAAGAACGACAGACCGGACTCCATGAAGGACATGAGCAAATGGTGCGACTTCCACCGCGACAACGGACACACAACCGAGGAGTGCATCTCCCTCCGAAAGGATGTCGCATACCTCCTGAAACGGGGGCATCTAAAGGAACTGTTGAGCGACAAGGGAAAAGAAACATTTTCCAAAGAgcaaactgttaggttatga
- the LOC130471305 gene encoding uncharacterized protein produces MIQDSSCRRSPCTRCHIVSFSEANNGQGSDEDLRVTCYFNYFFPYLVFSLYSDLILFNYRRKYLKKLQEEHGPFPIKMTPYNLVMDGREEWLSLSATQKAPYIDQVRQNRKKEREWKKNNYHCCYPTFWTNDITVLTFGHVVSARSCRVAGKHSSREIRPT; encoded by the exons ATGATTCAGGACTCGTCTTGTAGGCGAAGTCCCTGTACCCGTTGTCACATCGTTTCATTTTCCGAAGCTAACAATGGACAAGGAAGCGATGAAGATTTACGTGTAACTTgttactttaattatttttttccttATTTAGTCTTTTCTTTGTACTCTGATCTGATTTTGTTTAATTACAGACGAAAGTATCTGAAGAAACTTCAGGAGGAGCATGGACCATTCCCAATCAAAATG ACACCATATAATCTCGTCATGGATGGACGTGAAGAATGGCTATCCCTGAGTGCTACT CAAAAAGCTCCATATATTGACCAGGTCAGACAAAATaggaagaaagaaagagaatgGAAGAAGAACAACTATCATtgttgttatcccactttttggactaacgacataaccgttCTAACGTTTGGTCATGTCGTGTCAGCCAGGTCATGTCGTGTCGCAGGTAAACACAGCTCCAGGGAGATACGTCCGACGTAG
- the LOC110804645 gene encoding uncharacterized protein yields the protein MRQHLDSLILRGGRLLQQFVVDNCVKMQANNLRWIALNQDKIRADLYKGLEDSLHAGEHNTENVGRRTILPSSFVGSPRDMHQRYQDAMALVHKFGKPDIFLTMTCNPSWPEIQSELLAGQVPNDRPDLLTRVFHAKLEELKKDVLERGVLGTVVAYVYVIEFQKRGLPHVHMLLILDQNDKLTTPDDFDKIVRAVIPDKQQEPKLYKAVLKHMIHGPCGVLNHKSPCMKQGSCKKGFPKEFSNDTKQGNDSYPLYRRPQDRPAVPLRENSRVRVDNRWVVPYNPFLLLKYDCHINIEICSIIKCVKYLYKYIHKGSDRVSMEVHNGDEIAQYVDARWICAPEAMWKLYKFPMTRICPAVDRLQVHLPNMHQVRFEGNQQISSVLANPRNSKTMLTEFFKMNSVDPNARKYLYREFPEHYRWLTSSREWQKRKSTQRVMGRLYVASPLEGERFYLRMLLNHVRERTSFEHLRTINGVTHPTFRAAAEALGLIENDESIRQCLLEACSVRMPSALRRLFATILVYCQPTGLRALWDEFFPYMVEDYPASNTTSNYVFLTNKLLQDIDRLLRPLRKRISDYTELPSLPECTDDIDELPSIMEEYFSVPVPDEDLACVGTLNSDQQVAYDTIMNAVISKAGCSFFVDGPGGTGKTFLYKALLATVKSRGEIAIPTATSGIAATLLHQGRTSHSTFQLPLNPDSSSTCSFTKRSKTAILLKNSAIIVWDEAPMTHRYQFEAVDRSLKDLMGNDLPFGGKIIVFGGDFRQVLPVVRNGTRAQMIDASFVRSPMWRHIRILRLRENMRSIDDNGFANFLLSVGNGNEPTVSDQMIRLPTAMIIPTVADSSIEALIDQVFPNLSEHVGDGNFIVERAIITPLNEDADRINNKVVEKFLGEGKTYYSFDSVPEDKRNLYQQEFLNSISASGLPPHALTLKPGVPLMLLRNIDPKHGLCNGTRLLCHSLKDNFIDAEILTGHSRGNRVFLPRIPLKTAEDIKLPFEMVRKQFPVKLSFALTINKSQGQTIPHVGIFLPDHVFSHGQLYVALSRGISENTTKIVVEKGKVQGCEGIFTKNIVMTEYHYPTFEHLYPSGVQRYDVRARLIRNYDIFNYNHKGTTKQTWKMIFVDVEGQAIQCNIFGPAIEKFIGRFQEGFIYILLAVQVIFAEGKNKIVPNWKQMIIKEETNVIREEEDDISIPSFHYNLVQLNRLSCHIDCTDRVYDAMGLVLYVSPVENIGVDSFKRDVAIMDTTWTVIKLTLWNDFVHVLDENLNHVDVAPIIVACGLHVKSFYGTYLSTGYHTRVYVNPVNEKTTSLSTWYKSEKLAKIRRDWFRSSTFSLKSSIDISNTPRIRLSQFPSVRKVQYCRVVAYACRVDSVDNIIYEACNRCLKKVVIFQGLQKCQSCNLTNTVTIPRLLLRLTIFDKSGNLKVTILHDLAQHLLGCLATEIKSVLQQPNGRNRVMEKVFACFGNRAFSWVLHPPIGDFNPEHSYTVGYVLHVDWAEECMWLNKYIASKKRK from the exons ATGCGACAACATCTTGATTCTCTAATCTTAAGAGGCGGTCGTCTACTGCAACAATTTGTTGTCGATAACTgtgtcaaaatgcaagccaataACTTGAGGTGGATTGCACTCAACCAAGATAAGATACGTGCTGATTTGTACAAGGGTTTAGAGGATTCTTTACATGCTGGAGAGCATAACACAG AAAATGTTGGACGACGGACCATACTACCATCTTCATTCGTTGGAAGTCCAAGAGATATGCACCAGAGGTATCAAGATGCCATGGCATTGGTTCATAAGTTCGGCAAGCCCGATATATTTCTTACAATGACATGCAATCCATCTTGGCCAGAGATACAATCAGAATTGTTGGCCGGACAAGTTCCAAACGATCGTCCAGATCTGCTGACACGAGTTTTTCATGCTAAACTTGAAGAGTTGAAAAAGGATGTTCTCGAAAGGGGCGTCCTCGGAACGGTTGTTGCTTATGTATATGTGATTGAATTCCAAAAGAGGGGTCTTCCACATGTTCATATGTTATTAATTCTTGATCAAAATGACAAGCTAACCACTCCGGATGACTTTGATAAGATTGTGAGAGCAGTGATTCCTGATAAACAACAAGAACCAAAATTGTATAAGGCAGTTCTTAAACACATGATTCATGGCCCATGTGGTGTTCTCAACCACAAATCCCCGTGTATGAAACAAGGAAGTTGTAAGAAAGGATTCCCTAAGGAATTCTCCAATGATACAAAGCAAGGCAATGACTCATATCCTCTTTACCGTCGTCCACAAGATCGTCCAGCAGTACCGTTGCGTGAGAATTCACGAGTTCGTGTAGATAATCGGTGGGTAGTCCCATATAATCCTTTTTTGCTCTTAAAGTACGATTGTCACATCAATATTGAGATATGCAGCATCATCAAGTGTGTCAAATATCTGTATAAGTACATCCATAAGGGTTCAGATAGAGTTTCAATGGAAGTTCATAACGGAGATGAGATTGCACAATATGTTGATGCACGGTGGATTTGTGCACCCGAAGCTATGTGGAAACTTTACAAATTCCCCATGACTAGAATATGTCCTGCCGTAGATCGTTTGCAGGTTCATTTGCCAAACATGCATCAAGTGAGGTTCGAAGGGAACCAGCAAATCTCAAGCGTGTTAGCGAACCCAAGAAACTCTAAGACGATGCTCACTGAATTTTTCAAGATGAATTCAGTCGATCCAAATGCAAGGAAATATCTTTATCGAGAATTTCCTGAGCATTACAGATGGTTAACGAGTTCACGTGAATGGCAGAAGAGAAAAAGTACACAACGAGTTATGGGTCGATTGTATGTAGCTTCACCATTGGAAGGAGAACGATTTTATTTGAGAATGTTACTCAATCATGTGAGGGAGCGTACATCGTTCGAACATTTAAGAACGATCAATGGCGTCACACACCCTACATTCAGGGCTGCAGCTGAAGCCCTCGGTCTAATCGAGAATGACGAAAGCATTCGTCAATGTCTTTTAGAAGCATGTTCAGTACGAATGCCATCTGCATTACGTCGGTTATTTGCAACCATATTGGTATATTGTCAACCAACTGGATTACGAGCACTCTGGGATGAGTTTTTCCCTTACATGGTTGAGGATTATCCAGCCTCAAACACAACAAGTAATTATGTTTTCCTCACTAACAAACTTTTGCAAGACATAGATAGGTTATTAAGACCACTTAGAAAAAGGATTTCTGACTACACAGAGTTGCCAAGCTTACCCGAATGTACTGATGACATTGACGAGCTTCCTTCTATCATGGAAGAGTACTTTTCTGTTCCGGTTCCAGATGAGGATTTGGCATGCGTTGGCACTCTCAATAGTGACCAACAAGTTGCATACGACACAATAATGAATGCTGTCATTTCAAAGGCTGGCTGTTCTTTCTTCGTCGATGGTCCTGGGGGCACCGGAAAAACATTTTTATACAAAGCCCTTCTTGCTACTGTAAAAAGTAGAGGCGAAATAGCTATCCCCACTGCAACATCTGGAATTGCAGCAACGTTGTTGCACCAGGGAAGAACATCACATTCGACTTTTCAGCTCCCACTTAATCCAGACAGCTCATCAACTTGCTCATTTACCAAACGTTCTAAAACTGCAATTCTCCTAAAAAATTCCGCTATTATCGTATGGGATGAGGCCCCAATGACACACAGATATCAATTTGAAGCTGTTGATCGATCACTCAAGGATTTAATGGGGAATGACTTGCCGTTTGGGGGGAAAATTATTGTGTTCGGTGGTGATTTCAGACAGGTTTTACCGGTGGTTCGAAATGGAACTAGAGCTCAAATGATTGACGCATCTTTTGTCAGGTCCCCTATGTGGAGACACATTCGTATTTTGCGTTTGAGAGAAAATATGagatcaattgatgataacggCTTTGCTAATTTCTTACTCTCTGTTGGGAACGGTAATGAACCTACTGTTTCAGATCAGATGATAAGGTTACCCACTGCCATGATTATACCAACAGTGGCAGATAGTTCGATCGAGGCTTTGATCGACCAGGTCTTTCCAAATTTAAGTGAGCACGTTGGTGATGGAAATTTTATAGTTGAAAGGGCGATCATCACACCCCTGAACGAAGACGCTGATAGAATAAATAATAAGGTTGTCGAAAAGTTTCTCGGAGAAGGAAAAACGTATTATTCGTTTGATTCTGTTCCTGAAGATAAGAGAAATTTGTATCAACAAGAGTTTTTGAATTCGATTTCTGCGTCGGGATTGCCTCCCCATGCTCTCACCCTGAAACCTGGGGTACCCTTAATGCTTTTGAGAAATATTGATCCTAAACATGGTCTTTGCAATGGAACACGGTTGCTTTGCCATTCATTAAAGGACAATTTCATTGATGCTGAGATTTTAACCGGACATTCTAGGGGGAACAGAGTGTTTTTGCCAAGAATTCCCTTGAAAACTGCTGAAGATATTAAATTGCCATTCGAGATGGTCAGAAAGCAATTTCCTGTGAAGTTGAGTTTTGCCTTGACTATCAACAAGTCTCAGGGACAAACTATTCCACATGTTGGGATATTCCTCCCTGATCATGTATTTAGCCACGGCCAGCTATATGTGGCATTATCACGAGGAATTTCAGAGAACACGACAAAGATCGTGGTAGaaaagggaaaggttcaaggTTGTGAAGGCATATTCACTAAAAATATTGT GATGACAGAGTACCATTATCCAACTTTTGAGCATTTATATCCTAGCGGGGTACAACGATATGATGTACGAGCCCGACTGATTCGCAATTATGATATTTTCAACTACAACCATAAAGGAACAACCAAGCAaacatggaaaatgatttttgtCGATGTTGAG GGTCAGGCCATACAGTGCAATATTTTCGGCCCCGCGATTGAAAAGTTTATAGGACGGTTTCAAGAGGGATTCATTTATATACTCCTTGCTGTACAAGTGATATTTGCTGAAGGGAAAAACAAAATTGTCCCCAATTGGAAACAGATGATCATCAAAGAAGAAACAAATGTGATACGTGAAGAGGAGGATGACATTTCCATACCTTCATTCCACTACAATTTGGTTCAGTTGAACCGATTAAGTTGTCACATCGACTGTACTGATAGAGTTTATG ATGCAATGGGATTGGTCCTATACGTTTCACCGGTTGAGAATATTGGTGTGGATTCATTTAAGCGAGACGTGGCAATAATGGATACAAC CTGGACTGTTATTAAATTAACACTTTGGAATGATTTTGTGCACGTTCTTGATGAAAATCTTAATCATGTTGACGTGGCACCAATCATTGTAGCATGTGGTCTGCATGTCAAGAGCTTCTATG GTACATATCTTTCCACGGGATACCACACTAGGGTTTATGTTAACCCGGTTAATGAAAAAACAACATCCTTATCTACATG GTATAAATCGGAAAAATTGGCAAAGATAAGGAGAGATTGGTTTCGTTCGTCGACTTTTTCGTTAAAGTCGTCGATTGATATTTCTAACACTCCCCGTATCCGATTATCTCAATTTCCCAGCGTGAGAAAG GTTCAATACTGTCGAGTTGTTGCATATGCATGTCGCGTTGATAGTGTTGATAACATCATATATGAGGCATGCAATCGTTGCCTAAAAAAGGTTGTCATTTTTCAAGGACTACAAAAATGTCAATCTTGCAATCTCACCAACACTGTAACTATCCCAAG GTTGCTTCTTCGACTTACCATATTTGATAAAAGTGGTAATTTGAAAGTCACAATATTACACGATCTTGCACAACACCTTTTAGGTTGTTTAGCTACTGAAATAAAATCAGTACTTCAACAG CCTAATGGACGTAATCGAGTGATGGAAAAAGTATTTGCATGTTTCGGAAACAGAGCTTTTTCATGGGTGCTACATCCACCAATTGGAGATTTTAATCCTGAACATTCGTATACGGTTGGATATGTGTTGCATGTCGATTGGGCGGAGGAGTGCATGTGGTTAAACAAATATATTGCgagcaaaaaaagaaaatga